Genomic DNA from Candidatus Koribacter versatilis Ellin345:
CTTTCTGCGCATGCTTTGGCTCTTCCTCGGCGTTGCCGTCCTCTTCTTGCTGATGTGGTACGTCGATCGTCTCACCGACCGTCAATATCAAATCGCCGACTATCTCTACGCAAAGATGCCGCCATCGCTCAGGCCAAAGGACGGCGCATCCGTCTACTATGCGCGCCTCGGAGTCATTATTTCGATCGTCTTCTGGTTCCTGCTACCGAGTCTGATGTTGCCCCTGATCGCGGCTCGCGTCATCGGTGCGCGCGTCCGCGCCGGATTGAAAACGCTCATTCGCTGGCGCTACTGGCTCGCGATGATAGTCACCGTGTGTGTTGGCGTATGGCTTACGACCGTTCTTCTCAATTGGAAACCCGGTAAGAGCCTGAGCGCGCAGGAAGGGAGCTTGATCTTCCGCATGGCATTGGGCTACCTATTGGCTACTACATCTTGGCTCACGACCGCTGGATTACTGGGCTACTTTGTCCGAACTAACAGCGACATCGTTGGGAATTCCGCTCCGGAGCCAGCGAAGTAGTTCTCGCACTCCGTACTGCTTGGCAAACGCGGCGACCCTCGTGGTCGCCGCTTCATAGGCTCGCCGCACACTCGCTTCGTCGCTACGCGTCTCAATCGCGTGACTCATCTCATCCGTCGTCATCGGGTGTACAACGGAACTTCGCGATTCATCGCCGAGATAAAGTACCAATCCCTCGCGAAACCACAACGGTGTTCCCGGTTTCGCATTGGATTCCACCAGCAAATGCAGGAACTCGTGCCGCAGCAGGGAACGGAGCCTTGATCCCAATACGCTCGGCGGCTGGATGCGGACGTGATCTCCGCGCGTGCTCGCCGCCACCCATCCGGGCTCGCCAGTTGCGTTGCGGAACATCTCTACCGTCGGATACACGTCAACTGCCGCACGCCCGCTCAGCACCAATCCCGATTTCTGGCTGGCCCAGGCCAGCGCCTCCTCCGAAGCTGGAAGCACACGCTCCGCATCGGGAATATTTACTGCGCGCACGTCGACCTTTCCGGCACGACTGATCCACGGAATCCCTTGCGCTGAGGCCGCATTCGCCGTGCCCGGATAATAGAACGCCAAAATCTCGCGATAATTTTTGCCGGAGCGTGCCATCTCCGCCGCGCCCGTCTGGCAGAGTCCCACGCCATGTCCAACCCCGCGGCCTCGGAAAACAAATCGATCGCCGTTCCCACTCACCTCGTACCAATCGCTCTTCAGCGTGTTCCAGCCCAGCGCATGTCCGAGTGCAAACCGAAAACTCGATGCCGACATCGTGGCTCGTTGCTGGCTCTCTCCCACGCGGAATTCCAGCCTTTGCACACGCCCCGACGCCGTATGCGATGTGACCACAATCCGGTCCCACTTCACCGGAACCTGCAACTTCGCCGCCTCGAGCGCCTTCGCTATCTCTTCGCGCGTCAACTCCGCACTCCAATCCTTCGAAACTCGCTTACAGTAGGGATCCTCATGCGCGACCAGCGCAGCCGACCGTTGATCCGGCCACACCGACGCGACGTCTTCGGTCCGTCCTCCGCAATCCTTGTGGTAATAAGCCGCCAGCGGTGACCCGCGGTCCCACAGCAGTTCGTTCGCGGTCTGCGTAACCGCCTGCTGCACCGCAGGCGAGACGTCTGTCCGGAGATACTGGCAATGAGTGCTGTCGCAGAAATCGAAATGCTCTTCCTTATGTCGTTCGCGAAACCGCGTCGCATACGAGCGGATCGCGACCGCCAATGCCTTCAATGCTTCGGGCGGCATATCTCCCGCTGTCTCTCCCTGCAGCACCGCCGCAACGTACTCTTCCGTCGGATAAACGGCGATAACGCGCAACTCTCCGCGAACTGCCGAGATCTCCAACGGCACATGCACGCTCATCGGGCGAATCGTCCCGCCGCTGATCCTTACTGGCCCATTAATCGCGACGCGCATGGCAGCACGGTCCCCGATGCGTATCGAGCCTCCGTCTACACGCACCGCGATCGTGCTCATGAGTTTTTCTTGTTTCCCATCTAATCGCAAAGTCGACGGTCCATCAGGCGCGATCGTTACCTCTTGCAAGTGATATAGCGACAATAGCCGCACGCGAAACGGCGGCTGCTGCGCCATCGCCGTCGTCGCGAAGAAGAGGCACAGCCAGCGCAGCACTTTCATCGTTTCTCTTCCGCGTAGCTCTCGAAGATGCTGCGGGCAATCGCCGCGGCTTCCGTGCTCCCACGTCCGCGCTCCACGAACACCACCACCACAATCTCCGGATGCTCCGCCGGCGCAAACCCCGCCAGCCAAGCGTGGGTCTGCGGATTACGCGGATCCGCCGAGGTCCCCGTCTTTGCCGCAATCTTGATGTTGCTCGGCTGCGCTCCCTGCGCGAGTCCGTGTTCCACGGCCGCGCGCAATCCGTTCAGCACCACCTGCTGAGGCGCCGTCGCCTTTCCCGTCTGCCATCGCGCCATTTGCAGATACGCCGCAGCCATCTCCACCGGCGTCACCTGGATTCCAGCCGCTCCCACCGCAAGTAACTGCCGGTCTTCTACGGTGCGTTCGGGGGTGATCCGCCCCGCGCCTTCGTCCGGCAAGATCCCCGGCGCTCGTGTGAAACCGTGTTCCTCGAAGTGCCGCTCCAACTCGCCCGGCTTCAGTCGCGTCGCTGCCGTAACAAAGTATGAATTGCACGAGAACGCCAGCGCTTCCTCGGCGTCGAATTCGGAAAGCTCCGCCGGATGCGAGCACACCAGCCGATGTCCCTCGATATTCAGCGATCTCTTGCATGCGATAGTTTGTTGCGGCGTGGTCGCGTCACGCTCCAGTAGCAGTTCAAGTGTGAAGGGTTTGATCGCTGATCCCGGGGTTGCCACTCGCGTCGTGAGCGTCTTGCGATTATGCGCTGCCAGCACCTGTCCATCGCTCACGCGTAGAACCACTGCCGCGCCTTGCTGACTGTCAAAGGCTCGATCCATCGCCTGCTGCAAAGATTCCACGCGGTGGTCCGCGCTCGCGTCATAAAGCGCGAGCAGCGCCAGGCTAAAACCCAGCAGACATATTCTGGAGATGGAAAGAACACGCACGCCGATAGTTTGCCTACCTCGCCGCGCCCGAGCAATGAAATTGCGCGGACGCGTACGCGTGCTGCGGAAGGGAACCGCCGACTATTGCCGCACTTTGTACCAGAACACCGCGCCCTTCGTGATCGCCGGCAATACAAACGTCACGCGTCCGTTTTCTGCCGTGCCGACGACCTCCTGCTCTTCACCCATAAACGGCAGGAAAAAGCCCTTTGCCGACGTCTCCGGTACCGTCACCCGCACTCCCGTCTGCGGCGTTTGTACTGGGTTTTCGTGCGGAATCAAGCCCGAGAAGTTCGCGAAGTACACATGCGGCGACCCATCTACCCGCGCTATCGAAGTCGCCACCTGCGACGAAGCTTCAACCGCAATTCCATCCGACGGCAGCGCCGCCAAGAACTTTGCCTCGCTCTCGGTCTTTGTCCCCGCAAAATCCTTCGCCAACACCGCGTAATATTCTTTTCCCGGACAGTTCTCGAATTGCACCACATTCGAATCGGT
This window encodes:
- a CDS encoding DUF2300 domain-containing protein — translated: MKVLRWLCLFFATTAMAQQPPFRVRLLSLYHLQEVTIAPDGPSTLRLDGKQEKLMSTIAVRVDGGSIRIGDRAAMRVAINGPVRISGGTIRPMSVHVPLEISAVRGELRVIAVYPTEEYVAAVLQGETAGDMPPEALKALAVAIRSYATRFRERHKEEHFDFCDSTHCQYLRTDVSPAVQQAVTQTANELLWDRGSPLAAYYHKDCGGRTEDVASVWPDQRSAALVAHEDPYCKRVSKDWSAELTREEIAKALEAAKLQVPVKWDRIVVTSHTASGRVQRLEFRVGESQQRATMSASSFRFALGHALGWNTLKSDWYEVSGNGDRFVFRGRGVGHGVGLCQTGAAEMARSGKNYREILAFYYPGTANAASAQGIPWISRAGKVDVRAVNIPDAERVLPASEEALAWASQKSGLVLSGRAAVDVYPTVEMFRNATGEPGWVAASTRGDHVRIQPPSVLGSRLRSLLRHEFLHLLVESNAKPGTPLWFREGLVLYLGDESRSSVVHPMTTDEMSHAIETRSDEASVRRAYEAATTRVAAFAKQYGVRELLRWLRSGIPNDVAVSSDKVAQ
- a CDS encoding penicillin-binding transpeptidase domain-containing protein; its protein translation is MDRAFDSQQGAAVVLRVSDGQVLAAHNRKTLTTRVATPGSAIKPFTLELLLERDATTPQQTIACKRSLNIEGHRLVCSHPAELSEFDAEEALAFSCNSYFVTAATRLKPGELERHFEEHGFTRAPGILPDEGAGRITPERTVEDRQLLAVGAAGIQVTPVEMAAAYLQMARWQTGKATAPQQVVLNGLRAAVEHGLAQGAQPSNIKIAAKTGTSADPRNPQTHAWLAGFAPAEHPEIVVVVFVERGRGSTEAAAIARSIFESYAEEKR